From a single Rutidosis leptorrhynchoides isolate AG116_Rl617_1_P2 chromosome 5, CSIRO_AGI_Rlap_v1, whole genome shotgun sequence genomic region:
- the LOC139850508 gene encoding trans-cinnamate:CoA ligase, peroxisomal-like: MDKLAKCAVNYVPLTPLTFIKRASKIYSNRTSLIYNEVRFTWGQTYERSCRLAHSLHSLNVAKNDVVSVLAPNIPALYEMHFAVPMAGAVLNAINTRLNAKNIATILRHSEAKVFFVDYEYVPIASDAIRLLVARLEDSTVGQYTIPLVVVIDDIEKPTGVRLGKLEYEQLIYRGNPEYLGEDLDDEWDAIALNYTSGTTSEPKGVVYSHRGAFLSTMSLIQSWEMGTETVYLWSLPMFHCNGWTFTWGVAARGGTNVCIRNTTAKEIFKNISQHKVTHMCCAPVIFNMLLEAKSDERCDITSKVNILTGGAPPPAPLLIKMEDTGFHITHAYGLTEATGPALICEWQSKWNQLPREDQARLKARQGVSILTLADVDVKDKKTMESVPHDGKTMGEIVLRGSSVMKGYLKDEKETAKAFHKGWFLTGDVGVIHPDGYMEIKDRSKDVIISGGENISSVELESVLFNHPAILEAAVVAMPHPRWGESPCAFVVLKNAGETSETEILAYCKKNMSKFMVPKKVEFVKELPKTSTGKIQKVELRKMAKTLQISIDTATNNNGSEMEVQLDQTTQLQQGQPLNREKVVTMSRL; the protein is encoded by the exons ATGGACAAACTTGCCAAGTGTGCGGTAAACTATGTTCCGCTTACTCCTCTCACATTTATCAAAAGAGCATCCAAGATTTATTCGAACCGCACTTCGTTAATATACAATGAAGTTCGGTTCACTTGGGGCCAAACTTACGAACGATCATGTCGCCTTGCCCACTCACTGCATTCTCTTAACGTTGCCAAGAATGATGTT GTGTCCGTATTAGCACCAAATATACCTGCATTATATGAGATGCATTTTGCAGTCCCTATGGCTGGAGCAGTGCTTAATGCAATCAACACAAGGCTGAATGCTAAAAACATAGCCACCATTCTACGTCATTCGGAAGCCAAAGTCTTCTTCGTAGATTATGAGTACGTACCCATTGCATCTGATGCGATACGGTTGTTGGTGGCCCGTTTGGAAGATAGCACTGTAGGACAATACACTATACCTTTAGTCGTTGTTATCGATGACATTGAAAAGCCAACCGGGGTCCGTCTTGGCAAGTTGGAGTATGAGCAACTTATCTATCGTGGTAACCCTGAGTATCTAGGTGAAGATTTGGACGATGAGTGGGATGCTATCGCTTTGAACTACACGTCTGGAACCACTTCTGAGCCTAAGGGAGTGGTCTATAGTCATCGTGGTGCGTTTCTGAGCACCATGAGCTTGATTCAAAGTTGGGAAATGGGTACCGAGACGGTATATTTGTGGTCACTTCCAATGTTTCATTGCAACGGTTGGACATTCACTTGGGGTGTAGCGGCTAGAGGTGGCACAAATGTGTGCATACGCAACACCACAGCAAAGgaaatttttaaaaatatttctCAACATAAGGTGACTCACATGTGTTGTGCACCCGTCATCTTCAACATGCTTTTAGAGGCTAAATCAGACGAGCGGTGTGATATAACCTCTAAAGTTAACATACTAACAGGAGGGGCACCTCCACCAGCTCCCCTTCTTATAAAAATGGAAGACACTGGATTCCACATAACGCATGCCTATGGCCTTACTGAGGCCACGGGGCCGGCGCTAATATGTGAGTGGCAAAGCAAGTGGAATCAGTTACCTAGAGAAGATCAAGCTAGATTGAAGGCTCGTCAAGGTGTAAGTATTCTTACACTCGCCGATGTTGATGTTAAGGATAAGAAAACAATGGAGAGCGTTCCACATGACGGTAAGACAATGGGAGAGATCGTACTACGAGGAAGTAGTGTAATGAAAGGATACTTAAAAGACGAGAAGGAGACTGCTAAGGCCTTTCATAAGGGATGGTTCTTAACCGGCGATGTTGGAGTCATACACCCCGATGGGTACATGGAAATTAAAGATAGGTCAAAAGACGTTATCATCTCCGGTGGAGAAAATATTAGTAGCGTGGAGCTCGAGTCTGTTCTATTTAACCACCCGGCCATACTTGAAGCCGCGGTGGTTGCAATGCCTCATCCACGGTGGGGAGAGAGCCCTTGTGCTTTTGTTGTCTTGAAAAATGCAGGAGAAACATCAGAAACTGAAATCTTAGCATATTGCAAGAAAAATATGTCAAAATTTATGGTTCCAAAGAAGGTGGAGTTTGTAAAAGAACTGCCAAAAACTAGTACTGGTAAAATACAAAAAGTGGAGCTAAGAAAAATGGCAAAAACTCTTCAAATTTCTATCGACACAGCCACAAACAACAATGGATCTGAAATGGAAGTTCAATTAGATCAAACGACTCAGTTACAACAAGGTCAACCTCTTAATCGGGAAAAAGTTGTTACAATGTCTCGACTTTAA
- the LOC139849276 gene encoding uncharacterized protein gives MDVPTYTIRTEYANLDVLHLEQLYLIYNILLQQQEESSSVVSTYFYLGQQFGTKEEAISYIRLHAIETRRQLWLKKNDNIRIRDVCNGLKQGCFSKAGSNEGEDKNWKCKWVVYLSKQPNKETWVVKTFKNEHGCLTSRKIKMCTYDFLASKLTDKIPSNPNMPIKAVKYQLESEHEVEVTKSKTYRALKCAIKIVQGDYELQYAHLRDYLEELRRANPGTTTIVDVQQADSSSDIRIFRRVYVCLGPLKEGFKALGRDLLGLDGAFMKEPASGELLTAVGVDSNNGIYPVAYALVEKEKYDSWLWFLDCLGKDLGLHTRSNFTFISDRQKGLLQAVDRLYPCAEHRYCVKHLHGNMKAKWSGDAYKNHLWKCATSTTVPEFEKNMLALKGFSEPCWIWLNKIAPKHWSKSHFTGRAHSDVLLSNMCEVLNRWLVDARDKPIITCLEFVREYLMKRIVNVINRMSNCQGPLTPAATKIFEGNQKDAHKLTVLWNGDGKYQVNGPHGEQVVVDIVNKVCDCRRWELTGIPCKHVVVVLWNMSRVNDETVGPLESWVRRVHWLDTWKNTYKYKINPVNGIDLWRKSDVPTKLLPPIKEATTGRPKKNRKKGVDEKVDLKGKTKLSKKGTVNRCGNCKEPGHNKRRCTNDSVNTGQGQ, from the exons ATGGATGTTCCTACGTACACAATACGAACGGAGTATGCAAACTTGGATGTTTTACATTTAGAACAATTATATT TAATTTACAACATCCTGTTACAGCAACAGGAGGAAAGTTCAAGTGTGGTTAGCACCTATTTCTATCTTGGTCAACAATTTGGTACTAAGGAAGAAGCAATAAGTTATATAAGGTTGCATGCTATCGAGACAAGAAGACAACTTTGGTTAAAGAAGAATGACAACATAAGAATAAGAGATGTTTGTAATGGGTTAAAACAAGGATGCTTCTCGAAGGCTGGTAGTAACGAAGGTGAAGATAAAAACTGGAAATGTAAATGGGTTGTGTATCTCTCAAAACAACCAAACAAAGAAACTTGGGTTGTGAAAACATTTAAAAATGAGCACGGATGTCTAACTTCTAGAAAGATTAAAATGTGCACTTATGACTTTCTTGCATCAAAGTTGACGGACAAAATACCTTCAAATCCTAACATGCCTATAAAGGCAGTGAAGTATCAACTTGAATCTGAGCATGAGGTTGAGGTTACTAAAAGCAAGACATATAGAGCTTTGAAGTGTGCAATTAAAATTGTTCAAGGAGATTATGAGTTACAGTATGCACATTTAAGGGATTATTTGGAAGAATTAAGAAGAGCTAACCCTGGTACAACTACAATAGTGGATGTTCAACAAGCTGATTCTAGCTCTGATATTCGGATTTTTAGGAGGGTCTATGTATGTTTAGGACCTTTAAAGGAGGGTTTCAAGGCTTTGGGTAGGGATTTGCTTGGATTAGATGGAGCTTTCATGAAAGAACCAGCATCGGGAGAATTATTAACGGCTGTTGGAGTAGATTCAAATAATGGTATATACCCAGTAGCTTATGCATTGGTGGAAAAGGAGAAGTATGATTCTTGGTTGTGGTTTTTAGATTGTTTAGGGAAAGATTTGGGTCTACATACACGTTCCAACTTTACTTTCATAAGTGATAGACAAAAG GGACTTTTGCAAGCAGTGGATAGACTATACCCATGTGCAGAACACAGATATTGTGTAAAGCATCTTCATGGTAATATGAAAGCTAAATGGAGTGGAGATGCATACAAGAATCACCTGTGGAAGTGTGCTACATCCACAACTGTGCCTGAATTTGAAAAGAACATGTTAGCATTGAAGGGTTTTAGTGAACCATGCTGGATTTGGTTGAATAAGATTGCGCCTAAACATTGGTCAAAAAGCCACTTTACTG GTAGAGCACATTCTGATGTCTTGCTTAGTAATATGTGTGAGGTGTTAAATAGATGGTTAGTTGATGCTAGAGATAAACCGATCATTACTTGTCTGGAATTTGTCAGAGAGTATCTAATGAAGAGAATTGTAAATGTTATTAATCGGATGTCCAACTGTCAAGGTCCATTAACACCAGCTGCAACCAAAATATTTGAAGGAAATCAGAAAGATGCACATAAGTTGACTGTTTTATGGAATGGTGATGGAAAGTACCAAGTTAATGGACCCCATGGTGAACAAGTTGTGGTTGATATTGTGAATAAAGTGTGTGATTGTCGAAGATGGGAGCTCACGGGTATACCTTGTAAACATGTAGTGGTTGTACTTTGGAATATGTCTAGGGTTAATGATGAGACTGTTGGTCCACTTGAGTCTTGGGTGCGTCGAGTACACTGGTTGGATACTTGGAAGAATACTTACAAATACAAAATTAATCCAGTCAACGGAATAGATTTGTGGCGTAAGAGTGATGTACCAACCAAATTGTTACCTCCAATAAAGGAAGCTACAACTGGACGACCTAAGAAGAATAGAAAGAAAGGGGTGGATGAAAAAGTTGACTTGAAAGGAAAGACCAAATTGTCAAAGAAGGGTACAGTTAATCGTTGTGGTAATTGCAAGGAACCTGGGCATAACAAGAGGCGTTGTACTAATGACAGTGTCAACACCGGTCAAGGTCAATGA